The region AGAGACAAAGATAGAGACTAGAAGGAGGGTTTTGCGTAGATGGGAGAGCTGATGTGGTTGTAGCGGCTGCTTATAAAGGGAGAGCAAAGGAGAGGCTAGGGCAACAACGAATTACAGGCTGTCAATTGGAGGTGTGACAGCTGCTTCCTTCTGggccacctctctctctctgtttgtgCCACGCGTGTGTGCGCATGATTTTCTTACCGTTTGGGGGCAAAGCTAAACTGTTTACAAACGGCGCCGTTTTGTGAGCAAAGATCTTTGTTTTTGAGCAATACAGCACATATATTCTGACTCGCGCATCGAGTGGTGTCCGTACGCTACATACGCTATGCAGTCAACGTCACGGATTGGAGCGTGTGACTGACGCGAGTTAGGATGGTGTGGCACTTTCAGggaccgggggggggggggggggggctgttagaagagagagaaaaaggaaaacggGAAGACTACGCTATTACAGCGAATCGGCGTAGGAATAATCGTTGAGGCGGGGCCCGCGGGCATGAAGACCAACCTGTAATCGGCGGTTAAGGCCAATTAGAAAGGGACACGTTGTTTGTGGAAAAGACAGGTTGTTCAAAATTGACGGAAAATATATATGACAGGTGTAAGGTGGGATTAGCATCTGGCCCggattatttgatttttatatgtttcGAGAACCTTCTCTTGGAATCTGTGGTTTTGGTTTAGAGTGAGGATTGACTAGCGCACACGACAATGGTCCACGATAGTctataaagaaagaaatttaaaattttatcaaaaattaaaaaaattaaaattaaagcatTATAGCTATGTCATATGTGAGAAGGATTTGGCATGCCTACAGCTATTTAAAAAGTTATTggagattattattattattattattatttttgttaaataaacTAACTGTAAAAATTGTACGATTGGGAGAAATAACTGTAGGCAAGGCAAATTCAGGTGAGAATATTTTTCGAGCAAAAATGGtattcattaaatttttatagcttagaagaagaatgaaagaaaatctGACAAATAGTCGTGAATGATGGGTTTGATTTTGGAGTAAAAAGTTGGAGAGTGGTGGGTATGATTGAGAAATGAGTTGGGATAATGGATAGCCGATAGGAGCATCCTGGAGGCGGTTGATTCGGggggttttgaatttgaaaacttAGTACCCCACATTTATTGGTGAAATTTCTTGCCTTTATGGTCACCTTTCGTCTGCCTTTCCTTTCGTGAGAGGCTTCAATGCTCTCCATCTCAATCAATGCGCTGGTGAGTCATTGCATCACTAAGACTGCAATAATTATGTGGTGGAACAATTTTTACCCCAAGTATTATAACTATTATGGTTGAAAATGTTTACGGACAGGGGTGGAGTTAGCATTTAGAATTTGAgaggtattttttattatattttttttaaaaaaaatatggtggCTTGGGGGGACTCAAGCTATCACGTAGCTCCGCCTCTACATACGGATAATAATTGCCTATATCTGCTATCTGTGTATGTAGATACAATtagtaaaaatcactatttatatATGCGGATATCAGTTTTAGGGTATGTAGATGCAGTTATTTAATTGCATGTATGTTCCCtttatacataatatatatatttaattaaattcattgcAATGACAtcgttttgtaattttgttggaTTTCCCTGATAGGAAACCTGTTTGATTTGTTCTAATTTAATTGGCTTATATGTTcctctaaaaaagaaaataattgccTTATATGTtattcctttattattattattattatttcaaatatatttccttttaccAAATTTACAACTTCGAAGCCTAAAACGCTTATTACCTCATATGTAGATAGCGTATAATAACTGCAATAACAAAGTGGATGCGGATACATGTACAAATACTTAAAAGTGATAATCGTATTATTCGAATGCAAATAtagatattgctaataaccgcATTCGCATGCGTATTTTCATCCCTACTAAGTATGCCTTACATTATAGACTTATGGACTACTAGTGGATTGATTAGTTTATTAattggctaaaaaaaaaaaattatgtgacaTCAATTATTCAATTACCAGGTTAGAGTATTCTTTTCCCCTAAAATAGTgatgtttataaaatatatattaaaaaaaaaaaatccaaaattaatgctatttgatttcattttccAATCTAGTACATAAAAAGTGCCATGTCGTCTTGTTTCATAATATCTCTATATGGGCTTCGGACACTTTCTTTGAATAGATTTTTCCATTTAGAAAAGTTGTTTACTAAAATGCTTTAatttatgggatttgattcatcCACAACACCATTACaataacccctcacatgagggtgggcccttcacatgagggtggaccccagtgtgtagggcccaccctcatgtgaagggttgttgtgttggtgttgtaaatttaatattttccttaatttataCCTTATTATATTCTTTTCATGGACAAGAGTATTAATGATCCATGAGTATTAATGAATGAGCCTTTCGCCTCGTTTCACAAAgtattttatacaaaaaaaaaaaaaaaaaaaaggaaaaagatttttACACAATAAAATtgcacaatatatatacaacacaagaCACATGGGTGAGACCTATATGAATATACCTTATGTGTTTAGTATTGTGCATGTGTCGTACAATTTTGTTGTACACCAAtcacaactcaaaaaaaaaaaaatattttgtttaacaaaataaataaaaacattaacaaataattttaaactaaaatattttattttatttttttatatttatgtcgcgtcaaaatacttttttaattcaaaaatgaaaaacatcttcaaaaaagttttatcaaacaaacCATGAGTTCATCTACTCATTATGTAACCGTTCTAGTTGCGTTTTGGAAGTGGGGAGCAAAGTTTTCTAAgagtttatcattttttttcttttctttttctttctcggATGCTCTATAGCCAtcatttaaatgatttttgctttaaacaaaagaaaaatggaaaaaaaacaGGGGAAATGCCAACATGGCCTTTTATTTTACCTTAATAACagtaaattgaaaaatggaataaaaaatattatgcgAAATATGTTTTACGGTGCGAGTGCGATGTGACACTGTTATGTTAGCTCAATTTTTGtttatacaatttattaatgAATGACCAAATAATCACTTATAACCATTCTTCGGGGTGGTCGACCACCCGCTTGGGGCCTAGGGGTAAGAAGATGGTTGATCACCCTCACCGAACCTTCAAAATGGTCACATTACTCCGTAACTCaaccacaaatttttttttggaagtgttaTACCGTCGCGATCACTCTAGATGACATTGGGGGTGGTCAAGTACACCCCTTACGAGTGAGATTTGGACCACCATATCTCCTCGAGGGGTGGTCGAGATCACTCTCAATGGCATCGGATGTAGTTGACCACCCTCAATGAATACTCTGATGTGGTATGCTGATTGGGGTGGCTCCGACAACTAAATCTCAtgattttgtaaaatttgtttttattgactAACATAGcaccattaatatatataacggTGTACATAAAGTTAATATTAATACGtcttttaaaagaattaaataatataaaattatatatgccGTTAGATGTCCTAACTTTAAATAATGAACCATGAAACGAAGAAGATCCGAGATCAATGCGGAAAAGGCATGTGTGGGGAGCATTACTGTGTAGATATTGAATGGGAGGAGAACGAAAGGGGGATTTCATTGTGCAATCAATCCTATCTTGTAAAGACGAAGAAGATCCGAGATCAATGCGGAAAAGGCATGTGTGGGGAGCATTACTGTGTAGATATTGAATGGGAGGAGAACGAAAGGGGGATTTCATTGTGCAATCAATCCTATCTTGTaaagatgatatatatatatatatatatatatatatatatatataatactgtTCACACGGCTTTTGAAATGTCCTCCCTCCTATAACCGTCCTATGGCTGTGGGGCACCATCTATCACgttgtccccccccccccccccccccaccaccaccatcttTATTATGTTCTTTTACAAATTTTCTCTTCTCCTTACAGAGGCTGCAACAGAGATGAATTCAAAGTTAAAAAAGTGGAGTTCGAAAGTGacatttctcttgagagaacgaTGACTTGGAATTGCCGAGCACTAATATCAGAGTAAGGGAAAAGGTATGTGTAAAAAGTGGAGGCACGAGAAGCAGGCAGGGAACATCAAAACtcacaaaacaaaaatgtgGATATGATGCTAAATGCTACTCTGTGTACATGTAAAACCTGTTCTAGATTGTGGCATTGCCAAAGAACTCAacgtatacaagagaaaacacataGTTAATGTCACAAATGATGCCATTTCAACATGTATGGCACAAAGAACTTTTGCTGCTGTCCCATTTTTTTAGTGTCAGTAGCCCAAAACCTTTGTTGACAATTGTAATAGGGGTTCCAAGGAGCTTGGAGCAAATTTTCTTGCAAATAGGAAACAAATTGAAGAGGACCGATCATTGTAACTGCAGTTTTGACCTTCAAGAATTCGTTTGAAAAACTCGTCCGTGATGTCGGCTCTTCCAAAACTAGCTGGGTGTGCTCCACCCCTCGACCAATCCACCCAAGTGATGCTTCTATTTGCTAATAAATTCCCCGCTTGGATGGTTAACATGGTGGGGAAATAATGCTCATCCACATAACATGCAGGTCTACAAAACTGTTCGAATTTTGTGTAAAACATGGTGTCTTCCACAATATTCATGGCAAGCTTCCGGTGTACTTCGAACCATTGAGACCCTTTACGCCACTGGGTAATATCTACCAAAGGGGCCATGTTCTCGTTATAGCGGCCTCTCCCGTACGGTCCCGGATCATCAAACACGCCCATGAAGCTGTGTCTAGATTTCATCAAATAGTGGTAGATGGCACTGAAATTATAGACCGGAATGCATGATTCGGAGAGGAGAATGAACCATTCATTGGAGATATCGAGTAACGCATTAGCAAGGAGTCTTCTCTCAGCATCACACATACTCATCCTTCCCCACTCAGAGACCTGCAAAGAAGAAACAACAAAATCATAAACTCCTTCTCCGAAGACTAGAAATGATGCATTAAACAAGACCATATTAGAGCTGGAAAAAATGTTCTATAATTAGCCAAAACCAAGATAGGTATAGGAGTTTGGGCGGATAACTGAGTGGTAGCATCAATTATATCTGGTGGGTAAAATGGGGTAAAGAACTTTGGAGGTGTTTGGAATTCTTAAATCACCCCTGGAGCTCTCCTCCAAATCAACTTATATGACTGGGAAGGATTTCTTTCCTGTTGAGAccagataaaaataaaagataaaaaatcaaGCCTACAACTATAACTGCTGCTGCTGCTATCTCTCTGTTGAAGTATGAGCTCAAATAATCAACACAGTAAGATTAGCATTCACTTGCTACACTGCCCTTGCAACCAGTTGCCTCTAATTAAGCAGTATGCAACTGCTGCTTCATCAAGGGAACAATGTGAGTGGTAAAGTGCTTCCCATAGAAGCTTACAAGGATGAAAGAAGAATCAATCCTATGGACTTAAAGCTCAGCTCAGGTCTACAGCTCTATTCGACCATTCACCTACAACTTCTCCCATAACCTATTGGTCCCGAACTCCGCCCACCCCAGTATTGGCACAACACagaatttattcatatttaacCTACAAAGCAAGAACATCAAGATTAGCCTCAGCCAGACACAGGCAAGCCAGGTCAACAAAATCTGTTTTTCTGTAAAACAGAAAATGTTGACCAtactaatcaaaaaaaaaagagaaagaaaaagaaaatgttgacCATAACCATTTGTTAGCAAGATAATATGCCCATCTCACGTATGCAAAGATACAACTTCCTATAAAACCCTGAAAGAGGTGTGCTCCTGTTTTGCACTTGGGAAGCAAATATGACTCACGTATGCAAATATTCCTGCATCTACACATAGCTATACTTCATACTTCCTCACAACAGAAAGCCACATATCTTAACAAGATAAACCAGGAAACATCATGCAAGATAAAAATCAGAATCATAATGATTTCTGGACAGGTTTGGTAGATACATCAAGCCCTCCCATTTCAAATTGCAGAAGACACACTCATATAGTGACTTGGAAAAGCCTCAACTCAGTACTCCTTTCCACGAAAAATAATCGAGGGAAATTAACAATGAGCAAAGTAAACTTGAGGAACTCCATCCATCCAACATCTACACTCCAGTACCCCAAGGTAAAATCAGCACCATCGATGGTCTTTAATCAGCCTATTGGAGCTCGAAGAAACTTTATATGACAATGGGATCTTACAGTAAAAGTCTTTTCTAACACACTTTTAAGACCAAAGGAACCAGAAATTTTTTTGACGCTTAATCATTTCTATGGAATGTTTTAAATGAAGTAGGATCAACTTGGGGGACCATGCATTATCAAGTCTAGTTGAACTTAAATTCAAGTTTATCATTTCTGTTGGTCTAAATGCAACTGGTTAGTATTACATCCATCTATTAAAACTGATTGGGACAAGGGCTAGGACATGTGGGCTTGAACTGCAATGGCCATCTTCTGCTAGTGATCAGGCAGAATTACTTCAAATGAGCTTTTATGTGTAGCCAGAATGGCATGTCTGTTTTACTTGAAGCATTTAAAAAATGGAACTATTTTTTGAATCCTAATAAAATTAGAATGGGCACAACCTGAAGCTCATCAGATACATCATAATTGTTCAACTCAAGGAAGAATATTGGAAAAAGACCAGTAAAAAGCATATACAGATTTTTCAAGTGGCATTGTAGCTCTTCATGCTAATCTCATGCAAAACTAACACTAGGACTAAGTACCATACTCTCTCTAATTCTCACAATTACCAGTATTCACTGTCTCAGTTCTGTACGGAGCAACTTACCAGCTCCTCAATCTTTTATACCCATCCTAAATTCCTAATCCAAGTCTCCAGATTTTTAATTTACCCCTCCTTGAGACCTGATTTTGAACAATATAGAAACACTAGCTTATAGTTATTGGCGTGCATAAATTTGCAAAGTTAAAGTGGCTCCCGTGGGCCCCGCATTTGATTTTTCATACTAGAGCAACATGGTCCCAGCCTCctgaaaaatagaagaaaaactgaaaagatCATATTAGAGCttatttgttgttttaaatTTCGGGTTGTTTAGAGTGGAAGTTACTACTTTTCCAATTATGAGTTCTTAAACCTTATCTTTTTCAAGATTTGTTAACTTAATTCTTATTTTAACATAAGAAAGTTGttgttatcttttatttttccccTAATTAGGAGTTTGGAATGTAGAGAGTTACTATTGTTGTTAGTTTTGCAACTATAGAAGCAAGTTTTACAGAGACAAATAAAAACCGTTTCTGAAACACTCTAAACTAGAATCCTATATTCAACCAGCAAAATTTAGTGAAGGGGCAGATGATAAGATCAAAATGAGCATGATGCAACCAAGCAAAAACATTCTGTACTGTCAATTTGTGTTTACTTTTGTGTCTCTCGTGGCATAACAATAGGAGTTGTATGCACAAATAATCCTTATCCTAATGTAAAAATCACCAATGCTAATGTCAGGCTTGTCACCTAATCATATTCAACCAAATCGAGCAAGAATGAACCAGCAGTAGGATGAAATCAGCCACTGAAAAAAATATAGACAGAATAACATCCTCATGGAGGAAGACGTCTCTCCAgctttagtaaaaaaaaaaaaattaataataataataaaaaggaactATGGGGCACAACTTTGTCCCTCCAATTCTACAGAAAAAAAGGCATAAACTCACACCAttatctgcattttcaaatacaaataaaatgttAAGGAcaccccccccccaaaaaaaaaaaaaaaaaaaaaactaaaattgcaATTCGAACAATAATGCACAAATCTTTATTATCAAATGCAGAATTTCTAGTAGAATATGCAACCTTGTAATATAGAAGGTAACGTAAATATCAATACCTGGCTAGGGATCTGTCTCCTATAAAAAACTGATGAAGGTGGGAAGTTGGCCTGGAATGATGGCAGTGAATGAACATATATCGAATAAAGCCCTTCATGCCCCTTCAAAAACTTCTCCCAAAGAGGTGCCAGCGGCAGCGGCCCCTTAGTCAAGAACATAAATGCAATCTTGGGAACTCTCTGAAAAGGATACTTTTTTATCCGAGGCGCAAAAGAGGCCCTCCACAATAGTTCCTTATCAGTCATAGCATGGATTAAATTCACTGGTGGCCTAATCCATTGCTCCAAACTTGTCGGTTCATCATGGCACGGCTGTGATGTGGATGTCACCGTTGTCACTACACTACTAATGCCAAAGTGCCGAATTGTGTATATACTAATGACCGAGAAGGCAATGCAGAGAGCCAGAACCGGCACAAGTAACTGAAGCACCTTAAACGGCAAGGCTTTAGATTGGTTTGTCCTGTTTATAACCGTAGGTTCCTTGCCTTCCTCTAATTGTACAGCCCTCGATTGCATATTGATACTAAAAGTATAGTCGAATTCAACTTCTGGGATTTTGTTTCAtataaaacccaaaaagaaaaaaagcatttcCGGACTGAAAACGGTTCCAAGACTCAAAAATCTTGGATAATTATCAAAACTAGAAACCCAGAATCCTAAATTGAATCTTAGAAGAGAAAAGTAAAAGCGTTATGAATTTTACAACATGGGTCTTTAACAAAGAAACTGTTCCAAGCAGAAGAAACTGCTGCGGATCTAGAGCTGATACTACATAACCCAGAACCAATTTTACACGATTACATACAAAGCACATATGGGTTCAAAAAATAAAGCTTTTCTTGAGCCAAGATCGGACATTATCGGATCCAACAAGGGGTTAGCATAACGTACCAAGTAGCAGTCGATGTACAGTGAATTGCAGATCACGAAAATGCAAGATTCTGACTATAAACTGAATGCTTGGATTGCAGTAAAGTCTTGTTCTGTGATACTAAGACTTTTCACAGAGACGGTGTTGAATATTCAGTATGTGAGGAAGGTTAGGCACTGGAGATGTGGGAAAGTCTCGTAGTGGTCCTCAGGCTAGAGAGgaatggggagagagagagagagtccaaaAGAGGCGGGgagtctagagagagagagtgtgtatAATTTTGGGATGTGTCCGTGAAAATCAATCTAATGAGTTTTGGAATTGTCTTGTTTTACAAGGAGAGGGCTTCTGTCTTCCTTTTGTTGTTTGCTTGCTTGCAATGTGCTGTAGGTATTTTTCAAGTGGGGACTCTTGCTCTGTTATGTTCTTTAtgtttcctttccttttaatttatttttattttttttattattttaattccaatttggagtgagattttttttgggtacacCATTTAGAAAgtgatatccaattttttttgattaagACTATTAAATTGCTTTTCTTATGCcccatttgttaatttttttaaaggtattttttgttcttttattgaaagaaTATTTCGAtgtaatattttgtattttgggtttattaatattttgttttcgaaaaaaaaagaagaatgaaaaataactaaaaaacagAGCTAAACTCTAATTTTACTAACGAAGCGGGCATActcaataaagaaaaatgttacatgCACTCTttgacgtgacagtaaaaattataactaaattttaaatGGATCATTCcgttgaattttgaatttaataataatttttactgtcaaacaaaaaaattcaagtgCATGTGACATTTATGggtcaataaaatattaaatgggTTGGTATTAGATAAGAGGCTGATAGTGAATAGAGAGGTAAAAAAGATGGTAAGGAGTTTGCATTTAACTTCGGAAATCCACTGATAGTTCGGACATGTAGTTTACATGTTTCTAAATAGTTTGGAGAGAGGAATTATCATgcatcatattttatttttatttttatttttagtggtTGAACAATCATGCAtctattttataatataattaagtatacGATGCAGTTTATAGTTGAGTACATACAAGTACTTCACATCTAAATGATTGAACATTTACGAATTCAGATTTACACAAATATTTTACGTCTTTTGTTTCGAGTTTGAacgaaaattattattatatatttgttggggaattattatcCCCATTCGGACTATGTATGGCACTCGCACTATGCACGGGTCGTACAGTGCTCGAATTGTACCCTCAGATTATACACAGGTCAGGCATGATCAAAATCTCCAACATTTATTAAGATCTCCAGCATGATAACTTGATCAAATCAAGTTAGGAATCATATCAAGTGTCAGTACAGAGTCCCGTGCCTAATATCTACACACCTTACCGGATGTcagaacatcatcattgatcaCTGTTCACATTGTACAATTGTGAGACTTTCATTATGCATATCAGCGACGGAAAATAGCCTATATATAGGCATAACACTTAAGAGGTAACATATATCATCTAATATGatcatcttctctctctctcactctccttaCTGACTTGGGCGTCGGAGGAAGCTTTGCCCCAACAGCCCTTTGCTGTCTTGCAAGTCACAGGCAAAGAGACGAATCTGAAGTTGCTAGTCACCGGGCTAAAAAATGTACCAACAATGTTAAAACTAAATGGTTCTAAAATGTCACTAGACCACACTCTCTAGGTGGGACTTCTTGGATATGTCTTGAAAATGAATCATATGTGCTGCtagaaaatcaacataattcTTGGTAACAATGATGACTGCATAATCACGTATATTTGACAAATATTTACATGCTACCAAACTAGCTCCTTCCGACCACACTTTGAAATGCCGCCGTGAGCTAGTGGTAACTCTTTTTCACAAGGGCAGGATTTGTAAATGTTAGTATGATGTGAcaataatattaaacaaagtatatttatttagcTTGTTTTGTCTTGGAGTGCGTTTGtaattgcaatttcgtagataataagtgcgattttaaatcaaattacagaacataaatcgtttgagaactgcgtttttaaaaattgcgatttaaaaacgcagaaaatctgttttttttaaatcgcagacAAGATTAGGGGTGAGTAAAAACCCGCGGACCCTCCCTAACCTGCACCTAAAAACGcggtttttagtgttttttttgcGGGTACGGGTCCAAAAATGGTAtacccgtgcggggcggggcgggttgcgggtcggggttttaaaaaaccccggggacccgccccaccccgcaggaagaaaaactaaagaaaaaaaataagaaaagccCAACTGCCCAAGTCCATTAAGTTAGTAACCCTAGCAcccttcttcaattttttcatttcttcattAACCCTCTTCGCCGCACACCTTTGCCGCACACCCTTCTTCGACTCTTCCATGAGTTCCAACACCAGCAGCTCCTCACCTCCTCGCAGTCGCCACCTCTCCATCTCTCCTCCTCCTcgatcttcttcctctttcacTTCATGCGCACTCGCAGTACCCAGTAcacttctctcatttttctgcCTCCTAAACGGCGTCGTCTTGTCGCCGGTCCTGTGGGGACGCCATGAAGCTCCAGATCAAGGTTGATGAGGAGATTGGGAACAGCGGGAAGATCATCAATGCTCGCTTCAAGACCAGTATTGAATGATTCCCATCTCATCTTGTAACCTATTTGTGCTTTGTTTGGCTTTGGTTTGAATCTGGCTTTGTTTGGCTTTGGTTTTTGAATCTGTGATTTGGTTTGAATCTGTGATTTGTGACTTTATGAACCCTAGATCTGGATTTTGTTGAAAACCCCCATATCCCCGCACAACCTGCATCCCCCACCCCGCATCACCCCGCACGGCACGGGTTCTCCCCATTTTGTGCGGTTCACGGGTGCGATTTTTGCAACCCGCAGGGGTggggggcggggccaaaaagggggcatccccccccccccccccgccgccccatgctcagccctagacaagatgatgcttttttgaaaacgcaaaattttaaaggctaatttgtgattttaaaagttaaactgcgattttctcaaacgcttaactacgattttaaaaatcatttttttcaaatcgcacattttaaaatcgttattttaaatcgcactttttgaaatcgcaaacccaaacggacccttattTATTGTACTTGTTATAAATAAGACAAAAGCAATCCTTGGTTTCTCCGATTTGAGAAACCCAACCGAAAAAACCCTCATTAGCTCCctaaaaaatatctacaaattctctctctttcaccaAAACCCACCACAAAACAAGAAGATCAACAGTAACTTTCCATAATTAATTCACAAACCCACTTTTCTTAGTTTTCCAACTTGAAAAGCAAGCAACGCAACAAGAATATTCAACGCATtttcttttcccaaaaaaattcgCACCTTTAAACATATAcgatttaaataaacaaaaatcaaagattgGAATGctcctgaaaaaaaaatagaaaacagggaagaaaaaaaaaaaaaaaaaactctcaagcAAAGGATAGCGAGAGTTCGAATAAGAGAAAACAAGAGAAACCCAGATGAGAAAGAGAGTTCAGTTCGTGTAGAGAGTCCAAAGAGTTTCAGAGAAGAGAACGTGCGATtgattttgttaatttatttgtGCTACTTAACAAATTTGTTGAGCACCGTAGAAACTAGGCATTTTTTTGGGGGTATAAATGCCTAGCCTAGCCCAACGAAAATGCTCAAACTATACTGCCAATACTAACAACAACCATCGAGAGAAGAACACATCTTAACGATTTTaaatcattgaaaatattttaaataaaatcgtaATCTACTACAACTTCTAAATCCTATCTCACCCATAATAGAGATGCTC is a window of Alnus glutinosa chromosome 4, dhAlnGlut1.1, whole genome shotgun sequence DNA encoding:
- the LOC133866920 gene encoding glycosyltransferase BC10, with translation MQSRAVQLEEGKEPTVINRTNQSKALPFKVLQLLVPVLALCIAFSVISIYTIRHFGISSVVTTVTSTSQPCHDEPTSLEQWIRPPVNLIHAMTDKELLWRASFAPRIKKYPFQRVPKIAFMFLTKGPLPLAPLWEKFLKGHEGLYSIYVHSLPSFQANFPPSSVFYRRQIPSQVSEWGRMSMCDAERRLLANALLDISNEWFILLSESCIPVYNFSAIYHYLMKSRHSFMGVFDDPGPYGRGRYNENMAPLVDITQWRKGSQWFEVHRKLAMNIVEDTMFYTKFEQFCRPACYVDEHYFPTMLTIQAGNLLANRSITWVDWSRGGAHPASFGRADITDEFFKRILEGQNCSYNDRSSSICFLFARKFAPSSLEPLLQLSTKVLGY